GATCTTCGTCGTCGCTGACCTCGAAGCCGAGGCCATCGTCCTCGTCTTCGTCTTCTTCGAGGAACGCGTCTTCCTCATCGCCCAGGTCCTCTTCGACCTCGACATCCTCGACATCGGGAATCTCGTCGCCCGATTCTTCGGCATCGGCCTCTTCGAGGCTGACGATCACCGGCGCCGCCGCGTCCTCGACCTCGTCTTCTTCGTCCGCCTCGTCCTCGTCATCGACCTTGCGCGCCGTGATCGGGCTGACCTTGCCGGGCAAT
This genomic stretch from Devosia sp. YIM 151766 harbors:
- a CDS encoding TIGR02300 family protein, which encodes MASSDRGTKRTDPDTGKKFYDLNMDPIVSPYTGKSYPRSYFDQLPGKVSPITARKVDDEDEADEEDEVEDAAAPVIVSLEEADAEESGDEIPDVEDVEVEEDLGDEEDAFLEEDEDEDDGLGFEVSDDEDR